The proteins below come from a single Oxyura jamaicensis isolate SHBP4307 breed ruddy duck chromosome 1, BPBGC_Ojam_1.0, whole genome shotgun sequence genomic window:
- the KDELR3 gene encoding ER lumen protein-retaining receptor 3: protein MNVFRILGDISHLLAIVILLLKIHRSKSCAGISGKSQILFALVFTTRYLDLFTTFISAYNTVMKVIFLICAYVTVYMIYVKFRKTFDSENDSFRLEFLLVPVTGLSFLENHSFTPLEILWTFSIYLESVAILPQLFMISKTGEAETITTHYLFFLGLYRALYIANWVWRYHTEKFYDQIAVVSGVVQTIFYCDFFYLYVTKVLKGKKLSLPMPV, encoded by the exons ATGAACGTCTTCCGCATCCTGGGGGACATCTCCCACTTGCTGGCCATCGTCATCCTGCTGCTGAAGATCCACAGGTCCAAGTCCTGCGCTG GTATCTCTGGGAAGAGCCAGATCCTTTTCGCCCTCGTCTTCACAACCCGCTACCTGGACCTGTTCACGACCTTCATCTCCGCCTACAACACCGTGATGAAG gTCATTTTTTTGATATGCGCCTACGTCACGGTGTACATGATCTACGTGAAATTCCGGAAAACGTTTGACAGCGAGAACGACTCCTTCCGCCTGGAGTTCCTGCTGGTCCCCGTCACAGGCCTGTCGTTTCTGGAGAACCACAGCTTCACCCCCTTGGAG ATACTCTGGACCTTCTCCATCTACCTGGAGTCCGTGGCCATCCTCCCCCAGCTCTTCATGATCAGCAAGACGGGGGAAGCGGAGACCATCACGACGCACTACCTTTTCTTCCTGGGCCTCTACCGCGCCCTCTACATTGCCAACTGGGTCTGGCGCTACCACACCGAGAAGTTCTACGACCAGATCGCGGTGGTGTCCGGCGTGGTGCAAACCATCTTCTACTGCGACTTCTTCTATCTCTACGTTACCAAAG TCCTAAAAGGGAAGAAGCTAAGTCTTCCAATGCCTGTTTGA
- the DDX17 gene encoding probable ATP-dependent RNA helicase DDX17: protein MRGFGDRGRDRDRGGFGASRGGPLPPKKFGNPGERLRKKKWDLNELPKFEKNFYVEHPEVARLTPYEVEELRRKKEITIRGMEGCPKPVFAFHQCSFPQYVMDALMDQNFTEPTPIQCQGFPLALSGRDMVGIAQTGSGKTLAYLLPAIVHINHQPYLERGDGPICLVLAPTRELAQQVQQVADDYGKCSRLKSTCIYGGAPKGPQIRDLERGVEICIATPGRLIDFLEAGKTNLRRCTYLVLDEADRMLDMGFEPQIRKIVDQIRPDRQTLMWSATWPKEVRQLAEDFLQDYVQINVGNLELSANHNILQIVDVCMESEKDHKLIQLMEEIMAEKENKTIIFVETKRRCDDLTRRMRRDGWPAMCIHGDKSQPERDWVLNEFRSGKAPILIATDVASRGLDVEDVKFVINYDYPNSSEDYVHRIGRTARSTNKGTAYTFFTPGNLKQARELIKVLEEANQAINPKLMQLVDHRGGGGGGGGGRSRYRTSSSVNNPNLMYQEECDRRLRGVKEGRRDSGGFRDRERGDSYANGANKTYGSAYGSPNSAFGAAQSQYGYTQGSYGAAAYGTSGYGTAEYSASGYGASTTAATAGRTSQSTTQQQYAGMVGRSGQQPQPLMSQQFPQPPATNVMGYMGQTATYQYPPPPPPPPPSRK from the exons ATGAGGGGCTTCGGGGACCGGGGGCGCGACCGAGACCGCGGCGG CTTTGGAGCAAGTCGTGGAGGTCCTCTTCCTCCAAAGAAATTTGGTAATCCAGGGGAACGCTTACGTAAGAAAAAATGGGATTTAAATGAGTTACCCAAGTTTGAGAAGAATTTTTATGTGGAACATCCAGAAGTGGCCAGGCTTACTCCG TATGAAGTTGAAGaactgagaaggaagaaagagataaCAATTCGAGGAATGGAGGGCTGCCCCAAGCCCGTGTTTGCCTTCCACCAGTGTAGCTTTCCAC AGTATGTGATGGATGCCTTGATGGACCAGAATTTCACAGAACCCACTCCAATTCAGTGCCAAGGTTTTCCACTTGCTCTCAGTGGCCGTGATATGGTGGGCATTGCGCAGACTGGCTCTGGGAAGACACTAGCG TACTTGTTGCCTGCGATCGTTCACATCAACCACCAGCCATATTTGGAGAGAGGGGACGGCCCAATT TGCTTGGTTCTAGCACCTACCAGAGAGTTGGCCCAGCAAGTGCAGCAAGTGGCTGATGATTATGGCAAATGTTCGAGGCTGAAGAGTACCTGCATATATGGAGGAGCACCCAAAGGTCCCCAGATCAGAGATCTAGAAAGAG GTGTGGAGATCTGCATTGCTACACCGGGTCGCTTGATTGACTTCCTTGAGGCAGGAAAGACCAACCTTCGTCGGTGTACGTACCTTGTGCTGGATGAAGCGGACAGAATGTTGGACATGGGATTTGAACCCCAAATCCGTAAAATTGTTGATCAGATAAGG CCTGACAGACAGACTCTGATGTGGAGTGCCACCTGGCCAAAAGAAGTGCGCCAGCTTGCGGAGGACTTCCTACAGGACTACGTTCAGATCAATGTGGGGAACTTGGAGCTGAGTGCCAACCACAATATCCTGCAGATAGTGGATGTATGCATGGAAAGCGAGAAGGACCATAA GCTGATACAACTGATGGAAGAAATCATGGCAGAGAAGGAGAATAAAACCATCATCTTTGTGGAGACAAAGAGGCGATGTGATGATCTCACTCGAAGGATGCGCAGAGATGG TTGGCCAGCTATGTGTATCCATGGAGACAAGAGTCAGCCGGAAAGAGATTGGGTGCTTAATG AGTTTCGTTCTGGAAAGGCTCCTATCCTCATTGCTACCGACGTTGCATCTCGTGGGCTAG ACGTGGAAGATGTTAAATTTGTGATAAACTACGACTATCCGAACAGCTCTGAAGATTACGTGCACCGTATTGGCCGCACCGCGCGTAGTACCAACAAAGGTACTGCGTACACGTTCTTCACACCAGGAAACCTGAAACAAGCCAGGGAGCTTATCAAAGTGTTGGAAGAAGCCAATCAAGCCATCAATCCAAAGCTGATGCAGCTTGTGGAccacagaggaggaggaggtggtggtggag GAGGCCGTTCTCGTTACCGAACGAGCAGTTCAGTAAACAACCCTAACCTGATGTACCAGGAAGAGTGTGACAGGAGGCTCCGGGGAGTGAAAGAGGGCCGGAGAGACTCAGGTGGCTTCAGAGACCGTGAGCGTGGTGACAGTTATGCCAACGGAGCCAACAAGACCTATGGCAGTGCCTACGGGAGCCCAAATTCCGCTTTTggggcagcacagagccagtATGGTTACACTCAAGGGAGCTATGGAGCAGCTGCCTATGGCACGAGTGGCTATGGCACTGCAGAGTACAGTGCTAGTGGCTATGGTGCCAGCACCACAGCTGCCACCGCTGGGAGAACCTCACAGAGCACTACCCAACAGCAGTATGCAGGGATGGTGGGGCGCTCGGGCCAGCAGCCACAGCCGCTCATGTCACAACAGTTTCCTCAGCCCCCTGCCACTAACGTGATGGGCTATATGGGACAGACTGCCACCTACCAGTATCCaccccctcccccgcccccgcccccctcaCGCAAATGA